Proteins encoded within one genomic window of Hermetia illucens chromosome 2, iHerIll2.2.curated.20191125, whole genome shotgun sequence:
- the LOC119647719 gene encoding cuticle protein 16.5-like: MLQKFIVLALALIGAASAGYIAPYSGLGWGHAVAAPAVAAYHASVVAPAVAHAVAAPVVSTYNVAPVVKSVVAAPVVAHAAVAAPAVAAYHTPVVSTYHAPAVVAHGYHAPAWGYNGIWKKKAAKFVVLALALIGAASAGYIAPYSGLGWGHAVAAPAVAAYHAPVVAPAVAHAVAAPVVSTYNVAPVVKSVVAAPVVAHAAIAAPAVAAYHAPVVSSYHAPAVVAHGYHAPAWGYGGIWKKKAAA, from the exons ATGTTACAGAAATTCATCGTTTTGGCTCTTGCTTTGATTGGTGCCGCTTCAGCCGGTTACATCGCCCCATACAGTGGACTCGGTTGGGGACACGCTGTCGCTGCTCCAGCTGTTGCTGCTTACCATGCTTCAGTTGTCGCCCCAGCTGTAGCTCACGCCGTTGCTGCCCCAGTCGTTTCTACCTACAATGTTGCTCCAGTAGTTAAATCTGTCGTTGCTGCCCCAGTTGTTGCTCACGCTGCCGTCGCTGCTCCAGCTGTTGCTGCCTACCATACTCCTGTTGTTTCAACCTACCATGCTCCAGCTGTTGTTGCTCATGGATACCATGCTCCAGCTTGGGGATATAATGGTATTTGGAAGAAGAAGGCTGCT AAATTCGTCGTTTTGGCTCTTGCTTTAATTGGTGCCGCTTCTGCTGGCTACATCGCTCCATACAGTGGACTCGGTTGGGGACACGCCGTCGCTGCTCCAGCTGTTGCTGCTTACCATGCTCCAGTTGTTGCCCCAGCTGTAGCTCATGCCGTTGCTGCCCCAGTCGTTTCTACCTACAATGTTGCTCCAGTAGTTAAGTCTGTTGTTGCCGCACCAGTTGTTGCTCACGCTGCCATCGCTGCTCCAGCTGTTGCTGCCTACCATGCTCCTGTTGtttcaagctaccatgctccAGCTGTTGTTGCTCATGGATATCATGCTCCAGCTTGGGGATATGGTGGTATCTGGAAGAAGAAGGCTGCTGCCTAA
- the LOC119649415 gene encoding cuticle protein 12.5-like, whose protein sequence is MKFVILTLALIGAASAGYIAPYSGLGWGHAVAAPAIAAYHAPVVAPAVAHAVAAPVVSTYNVAPVVKSVVAAPVVAHAAVAAPAVAAYHAPVVSTYHAPAVVAHGYHAPAWGYNGIWKKKAAA, encoded by the exons ATG AAATTTGTCATTTTGACTCTTGCTTTGATTGGTGCCGCTTCAGCCGGTTACATCGCTCCATACAGTGGACTCGGTTGGGGACACGCCGTCGCTGCTCCAGCTATTGCTGCTTACCATGCTCCAGTTGTCGCTCCAGCTGTAGCTCATGCCGTTGCTGCCCCAGTCGTTTCTACCTACAATGTTGCTCCAGTAGTTAAATCTGTCGTTGCTGCCCCAGTTGTTGCTCACGCTGCCGTCGCTGCTCCAGCTGTTGCTGCCTACCATGCCCCTGTTGTTTCAACTTATCATGCTCCAGCTGTTGTTGCTCATGGATACCATGCTCCAGCTTGGGGATATAATGGTATCTGGAAGAAGAAGGCTGCTGCCTAA